In one window of Escherichia coli DSM 30083 = JCM 1649 = ATCC 11775 DNA:
- the pabC gene encoding aminodeoxychorismate lyase has product MFLINGHKQESLAVSDRATQFGDGCFTTARVIDGKVSLLSAHIQRLQDACQRLMISCDFWPQLEQEMKTLAAEQQNGVLKVVISRGSGGRGYSTLNSGPATRILSVTAYPAHYDRLRNEGMTLALSPVRLGRNPHLAGIKHLNRLEQVLIRSHLEQTNADEALVLDSEGWVTECCAANLFWRKGNVVYTPRLDQAGVNGIMRQFCIRLLAQSSYQLVEVQASLEEALQADEMVICNALMPVMPVRACGDVSFSSATLYEYLAPLCERPN; this is encoded by the coding sequence ATGTTCTTAATTAACGGTCATAAGCAGGAATCGCTGGCAGTAAGCGATCGGGCAACGCAGTTTGGTGATGGTTGTTTTACCACCGCCAGAGTTATCGACGGTAAAGTCAGTTTGTTATCGGCGCATATCCAGCGACTACAGGATGCTTGTCAGCGGTTGATGATTTCCTGTGACTTCTGGCCTCAGCTTGAACAAGAGATGAAAACGCTGGCAGCAGAACAGCAAAATGGTGTACTGAAAGTCGTGATCAGTCGCGGTAGTGGCGGGCGAGGGTACAGCACATTGAACAGTGGACCGGCAACGCGGATTCTCTCCGTTACGGCTTATCCTGCACATTACGACCGTTTGCGTAACGAAGGGATGACGTTGGCGCTAAGCCCGGTGCGGCTGGGGCGCAATCCTCATCTTGCAGGTATTAAACATCTTAATCGGCTTGAGCAAGTATTGATCCGCTCTCATCTTGAGCAGACAAACGCTGATGAGGCGCTGGTCCTTGACAGCGAAGGGTGGGTTACGGAATGCTGTGCGGCTAATTTGTTCTGGCGGAAGGGCAACGTAGTTTATACGCCGCGACTGGATCAGGCAGGTGTTAACGGCATTATGCGACAATTCTGTATCCGTTTGCTGGCACAATCCTCTTATCAGCTTGTCGAAGTGCAAGCCTCTCTGGAAGAGGCGTTGCAGGCAGATGAGATGGTTATTTGTAATGCGTTAATGCCAGTGATGCCCGTACGTGCCTGTGGCGATGTCTCCTTTTCGTCAGCAACGTTATATGAATATTTAGCCCCACTTTGTGAGCGCCCGAATTAG
- the fabF gene encoding beta-ketoacyl-ACP synthase II: MSKRRVVVTGLGMLSPVGNTVESTWKALLAGQSGISLIDHFDTSAYATKFAGLVKDFNCEDIISRKEQRKMDAFIQYGIVAGVQAMQDSGLEITEENATRIGAAIGSGIGGLGLIEENHTSLMNGGPRKISPFFVPSTIVNMVAGHLTIMYGLRGPSISIATACTSGVHNIGHAARIIAYGDADVMVAGGAEKASTPLGVGGFGAARALSTRNDNPQAASRPWDKERDGFVLGDGAGMLVLEEYEHAKKRGAKIYAELVGFGMSSDAYHMTSPPENGAGAALAMANALRDAGIEASQIGYVNAHGTSTPAGDKAEAQAVKTIFGEAASRVLVSSTKSMTGHLLGAAGAVESIYSILALRDQAVPPTINLDNPDEGCDLDFVPHEARQVSGMEYTLCNSFGFGGTNGSLIFKKI; this comes from the coding sequence GTGTCTAAGCGTCGTGTAGTTGTGACCGGACTGGGCATGTTGTCTCCTGTCGGCAATACCGTAGAGTCTACCTGGAAAGCTCTGCTTGCCGGTCAGAGTGGCATCAGCCTAATCGACCATTTCGATACTAGCGCCTATGCAACGAAATTTGCTGGCTTAGTAAAGGATTTTAACTGTGAGGACATTATCTCGCGCAAAGAACAGCGCAAGATGGATGCCTTCATTCAATATGGAATTGTCGCTGGCGTTCAGGCCATGCAGGATTCTGGCCTTGAAATAACGGAAGAGAACGCAACCCGCATTGGTGCCGCAATTGGCTCCGGGATTGGCGGCCTCGGACTGATCGAAGAAAACCACACATCTCTGATGAACGGTGGTCCACGTAAGATCAGCCCATTCTTCGTTCCGTCAACGATTGTGAACATGGTGGCAGGTCATCTGACTATCATGTATGGCCTGCGTGGCCCAAGCATCTCTATCGCGACCGCCTGTACTTCCGGCGTGCACAACATTGGCCATGCTGCGCGTATTATCGCGTATGGCGATGCTGACGTGATGGTTGCAGGTGGCGCAGAGAAAGCCAGTACGCCGCTGGGCGTTGGTGGTTTTGGCGCGGCACGTGCATTATCTACCCGCAATGATAACCCGCAAGCGGCGAGCCGCCCGTGGGATAAAGAGCGTGATGGTTTCGTACTGGGCGATGGTGCCGGTATGCTGGTACTTGAAGAGTACGAACACGCGAAAAAACGCGGTGCGAAAATTTACGCTGAACTCGTCGGCTTTGGTATGAGCAGCGATGCTTATCATATGACGTCACCGCCAGAAAATGGCGCAGGCGCAGCTCTGGCGATGGCAAATGCTCTGCGTGATGCAGGCATTGAAGCGAGTCAGATTGGCTACGTTAACGCGCACGGTACTTCTACGCCGGCTGGCGATAAAGCTGAAGCGCAGGCGGTGAAAACCATCTTCGGTGAAGCTGCAAGCCGCGTGTTGGTAAGCTCCACGAAATCTATGACCGGTCACCTGTTAGGTGCGGCGGGTGCAGTAGAATCTATCTACTCCATCCTGGCGCTGCGCGATCAGGCTGTTCCGCCAACCATCAACCTGGATAACCCGGATGAAGGTTGCGATCTGGATTTCGTACCGCACGAAGCGCGTCAGGTTAGCGGAATGGAATACACTCTGTGTAACTCCTTCGGCTTCGGTGGCACTAATGGTTCTTTGATCTTTAAAAAGATCTAA
- the acpP gene encoding acyl carrier protein — protein MSTIEERVKKIIGEQLGVKQEEVTNNASFVEDLGADSLDTVELVMALEEEFDTEIPDEEAEKITTVQAAIDYINGHQA, from the coding sequence ATGAGCACTATCGAAGAACGCGTTAAGAAAATTATCGGCGAACAGCTGGGCGTTAAGCAGGAAGAAGTTACCAACAATGCTTCTTTCGTTGAAGACCTGGGCGCGGATTCTCTTGACACCGTTGAGCTGGTAATGGCTCTGGAAGAAGAGTTTGATACTGAGATTCCGGACGAAGAAGCTGAGAAAATCACCACCGTTCAGGCTGCCATTGATTACATCAACGGCCACCAGGCGTAA
- the fabG gene encoding 3-oxoacyl-ACP reductase FabG, with protein sequence MNFEGKIALVTGASRGIGRAIAETLAARGAKVIGTATSENGAQAISDYLGANGKGLMLNVTDPASIESVLEKIRAEFGEVDILVNNAGITRDNLLMRMKDEEWNDIIETNLSSVFRLSKAVMRAMMKKRHGRIITIGSVVGTMGNGGQANYAAAKAGLIGFSKSLAREVASRGITVNVVAPGFIETDMTRALSDDQRAGILAQVPAGRLGGAQEIANAVAFLASDEAAYITGETLHVNGGMYMV encoded by the coding sequence ATGAATTTTGAAGGAAAAATCGCACTGGTAACCGGTGCAAGCCGCGGAATTGGCCGCGCAATTGCTGAAACGCTCGCAGCCCGTGGCGCGAAAGTTATTGGCACTGCGACCAGTGAAAATGGCGCTCAGGCGATCAGTGATTATTTAGGTGCCAACGGCAAAGGTCTGATGTTGAATGTGACCGACCCGGCATCTATCGAATCTGTTCTGGAAAAAATTCGCGCAGAATTTGGTGAAGTGGATATCCTGGTCAATAATGCCGGTATCACTCGTGATAACCTGTTAATGCGAATGAAAGATGAAGAGTGGAACGATATTATCGAAACCAACCTTTCATCTGTTTTCCGTCTGTCAAAAGCGGTAATGCGCGCTATGATGAAAAAGCGTCATGGTCGTATTATCACTATCGGTTCTGTGGTTGGTACCATGGGAAATGGCGGTCAGGCCAACTACGCTGCGGCGAAAGCGGGCTTGATCGGCTTCAGTAAATCACTGGCGCGCGAAGTTGCGTCACGCGGTATTACTGTAAACGTTGTTGCTCCGGGCTTTATTGAAACGGACATGACACGTGCGCTGAGCGATGACCAGCGTGCGGGTATCCTGGCGCAGGTTCCTGCGGGTCGCCTCGGCGGCGCACAGGAAATCGCCAACGCGGTTGCATTCCTGGCATCCGACGAAGCAGCTTACATCACGGGTGAAACTTTGCATGTGAACGGCGGGATGTACATGGTCTGA
- the fabD gene encoding ACP S-malonyltransferase translates to MTQFAFVFPGQGSQTVGMLADMAASYPIVEETFAEASAALGYDLWALTQQGPAEELNKTWQTQPALLTASVALYRVWQQQGGKAPAMMAGHSLGEYSALVCAGVIDFADAVRLVEMRGKFMQEAVPEGTGAMAAIIGLDDASIAKACEEAAEGQVVSPVNFNSPGQVVIAGHKEAVERAGAACKAAGAKRALPLPVSVPSHCALMKPAADKLAVELAKITFNAPTVPVVNNVDVKCETNGDAIRDALVRQLYNPVQWTKSVEYMAAQGVEHLYEVGPGKVLTGLTKRIVDTLTASALNEPSAMAAALEL, encoded by the coding sequence ATGACGCAATTTGCATTTGTGTTCCCTGGACAGGGTTCTCAAACCGTTGGAATGCTGGCTGATATGGCGGCGAGCTATCCAATTGTCGAAGAAACGTTTGCAGAAGCTTCTGCGGCGCTGGGCTACGATCTGTGGGCGCTGACCCAGCAGGGGCCAGCTGAAGAACTGAATAAAACCTGGCAAACTCAGCCAGCGCTGTTGACTGCATCTGTTGCGCTGTATCGCGTATGGCAGCAGCAGGGCGGTAAAGCACCGGCAATGATGGCCGGTCACAGCCTGGGGGAATACTCCGCGCTGGTTTGCGCTGGTGTAATTGATTTCGCTGATGCGGTGCGTTTGGTTGAGATGCGCGGCAAGTTCATGCAAGAAGCCGTACCGGAAGGCACGGGCGCTATGGCGGCAATCATCGGTCTGGATGATGCGTCTATTGCGAAAGCGTGTGAAGAAGCTGCAGAAGGTCAGGTCGTTTCTCCGGTAAACTTTAACTCTCCGGGACAGGTGGTTATTGCCGGTCATAAAGAAGCAGTTGAGCGTGCTGGCGCTGCCTGTAAAGCTGCGGGCGCAAAACGCGCTCTGCCGTTACCAGTGAGCGTACCGTCTCACTGTGCGCTGATGAAACCAGCAGCCGACAAACTGGCAGTAGAATTAGCGAAAATCACCTTTAACGCACCAACAGTTCCTGTTGTGAATAACGTTGATGTGAAATGCGAAACCAATGGTGATGCCATCCGTGACGCACTGGTACGTCAGTTGTATAACCCGGTTCAGTGGACGAAGTCTGTTGAGTACATGGCAGCGCAAGGCGTAGAACATCTCTATGAAGTCGGCCCGGGCAAAGTGCTTACTGGCCTGACGAAACGCATTGTCGACACTCTGACCGCCTCGGCGCTGAACGAACCTTCAGCGATGGCAGCGGCGCTCGAGCTTTAA
- the fabH gene encoding beta-ketoacyl-ACP synthase III, translated as MYTKIIGTGSYLPEQVRTNADLEKMVDTSDEWIVTRTGIRERHIAAPNETVSTMGFEAATRAIEMAGIEKDQIGLIVVATTSATHAFPSAACQIQSMLGIKGCPAFDVAAACAGFTYALSVADQYVKSGAVKYALVVGSDVLARTCDPTDRGTIIIFGDGAGAAVLAASEEPGIISTHLHADGSYGELLTLPNADRVNPENSIHLTMAGNEVFKVAVTELAHIVDETLAANNLDRSQLDWLVPHQANLRIISATAKKLGMSMDNVVVTLDRHGNTSAASVPCALDEAVRDGRIKPGQLVLLEAFGGGFTWGSALVRF; from the coding sequence ATGTATACGAAGATTATTGGTACTGGCAGCTATCTGCCCGAACAAGTGCGGACAAACGCCGATTTGGAAAAAATGGTGGATACCTCTGACGAGTGGATTGTCACTCGTACCGGTATCCGCGAACGCCACATTGCCGCGCCAAACGAAACCGTTTCAACCATGGGCTTTGAAGCGGCGACACGCGCAATTGAGATGGCGGGTATTGAGAAAGACCAGATTGGCCTGATCGTTGTGGCAACGACTTCTGCGACGCACGCTTTCCCGAGCGCAGCTTGTCAGATTCAAAGCATGTTGGGCATTAAAGGTTGCCCGGCATTTGACGTTGCAGCAGCCTGCGCAGGTTTCACCTATGCATTAAGCGTAGCCGATCAATACGTGAAATCTGGGGCGGTGAAGTATGCTCTGGTCGTCGGTTCCGATGTACTGGCGCGCACCTGCGATCCAACAGATCGTGGGACTATTATTATTTTTGGCGATGGCGCGGGCGCTGCGGTGCTGGCTGCCTCTGAAGAGCCGGGAATCATCTCCACCCATCTGCATGCCGACGGTAGCTATGGTGAATTGCTGACGCTGCCTAATGCTGACCGTGTGAATCCAGAGAATTCAATTCATCTGACGATGGCGGGCAACGAAGTCTTCAAGGTTGCGGTAACGGAACTGGCGCACATCGTTGATGAGACGCTGGCGGCGAATAATCTTGACCGTTCTCAACTGGACTGGCTAGTTCCGCATCAGGCTAACCTGCGTATTATCAGTGCAACGGCGAAAAAACTCGGCATGTCGATGGACAATGTCGTGGTGACGCTGGATCGCCACGGTAATACCTCTGCGGCCTCTGTCCCGTGCGCGCTGGATGAAGCTGTACGTGACGGGCGCATTAAGCCGGGACAGTTGGTTCTGCTTGAAGCCTTTGGCGGTGGATTCACCTGGGGCTCCGCGCTGGTTCGTTTCTAG
- the plsX gene encoding phosphate acyltransferase PlsX, with protein MTRLTLALDVMGGDFGPSVTVPAALQALNSNSQLTLLLVGNPDAITPLLAKADFEQRSRLQIIPAQSVIASDARPSQAIRASRGSSMRVALELVKEGRAQACVSAGNTGALMGLAKLLLKPLEGIERPALVTVLPHQQKGKTVVLDLGANVDCDSTMLVQFAIMGSVLAEEVVEIPNPRVALLNIGEEEVKGLDSIRDASAVLKTIPSINYIGYLEANELLTGKTDVLVCDGFTGNVTLKTMEGVVRMFLSLLKSQGEGKKRSWWLLLLKRWLQKSLTRRFSHLNPDQYNGACLLGLRGTVIKSHGAANQRAFAVAIEQAVQAVQRQVPQRIAARLESVYPAGFELLDGGKSGTLR; from the coding sequence TTGACACGTCTAACCCTGGCGTTAGATGTCATGGGAGGGGATTTTGGCCCTTCCGTGACAGTGCCTGCAGCATTGCAGGCACTGAATTCTAATTCGCAACTCACTCTTCTTTTAGTCGGCAATCCCGACGCCATCACGCCATTACTTGCTAAAGCTGACTTTGAACAACGTTCGCGTCTGCAGATTATTCCTGCGCAGTCAGTTATCGCCAGTGATGCCCGGCCTTCGCAAGCTATCCGCGCCAGTCGTGGGAGTTCAATGCGCGTGGCCCTGGAGCTGGTGAAAGAAGGTCGAGCGCAAGCCTGTGTCAGTGCCGGTAATACCGGGGCGCTGATGGGGCTGGCAAAATTATTACTCAAGCCCCTGGAGGGGATTGAGCGTCCGGCGCTGGTGACGGTATTACCGCATCAGCAAAAGGGCAAAACGGTGGTCCTCGATTTAGGGGCCAACGTCGATTGTGACAGTACAATGTTGGTGCAATTTGCCATTATGGGCTCAGTTCTGGCTGAAGAGGTGGTGGAAATTCCTAATCCTCGCGTGGCGTTGCTCAATATTGGTGAAGAAGAAGTAAAGGGTCTCGACAGTATTCGGGATGCCTCAGCGGTGCTTAAAACAATCCCTTCTATCAATTATATCGGCTATCTTGAAGCCAATGAGTTGTTAACTGGCAAGACAGATGTGCTGGTTTGTGACGGCTTTACAGGAAATGTCACATTAAAGACGATGGAAGGTGTTGTCAGGATGTTCCTTTCTCTGCTGAAATCTCAGGGTGAAGGGAAAAAACGGTCGTGGTGGCTACTGTTATTAAAGCGTTGGCTACAAAAGAGCCTGACGAGGCGATTCAGTCACCTCAACCCCGACCAGTATAACGGCGCCTGTCTGTTAGGATTGCGCGGCACGGTGATAAAAAGTCATGGTGCAGCCAATCAGCGAGCTTTTGCGGTCGCGATTGAACAGGCAGTGCAGGCGGTGCAGCGACAAGTTCCTCAGCGAATTGCCGCTCGCCTGGAATCTGTATACCCAGCTGGTTTTGAGCTGCTGGACGGTGGCAAAAGCGGAACTCTGCGGTAG
- the rpmF gene encoding 50S ribosomal protein L32, whose product MAVQQNKPTRSKRGMRRSHDALTAVTSLSVDKTSGEKHLRHHITADGYYRGRKVIAK is encoded by the coding sequence ATGGCCGTACAACAGAATAAACCAACCCGTTCCAAACGTGGCATGCGTCGTTCCCATGACGCGCTGACCGCAGTCACCAGCCTGTCTGTAGACAAAACTTCTGGTGAAAAACACCTGCGTCACCACATCACTGCCGACGGTTACTACCGCGGCCGCAAGGTCATCGCTAAGTAA
- the yceD gene encoding 23S rRNA accumulation protein YceD, protein MQKVKLPLTLDPVRTAQKRLDYQGIYTPDQVERVAESVVSVDSDVECSMSFAIDNQRLAVLNGDAKVTVTLECQRCGKPFTHQVYTTYCFSPVRSDEQAEALPEAYEPIEVNEFGEIDLLAMVEDEIILALPVVPVHDSEHCEVSEADMVFGELPEEAQKPNPFAVLASLKRK, encoded by the coding sequence ATGCAAAAGGTAAAATTACCCCTGACTCTCGATCCGGTTCGTACGGCTCAAAAACGCCTTGATTACCAGGGTATCTATACTCCTGATCAGGTTGAGCGCGTCGCCGAATCCGTAGTCAGTGTGGACAGTGATGTGGAATGCTCCATGTCGTTCGCTATCGATAACCAACGTCTCGCAGTGTTAAACGGCGATGCGAAGGTGACGGTAACGCTCGAGTGTCAGCGTTGCGGGAAGCCGTTTACTCATCAGGTCTACACAACGTATTGTTTTAGTCCTGTGCGTTCAGACGAACAGGCTGAAGCACTGCCGGAAGCGTATGAACCGATTGAGGTTAACGAATTCGGTGAAATCGATCTGCTTGCAATGGTTGAAGATGAAATCATCCTCGCCTTGCCGGTAGTTCCGGTGCATGATTCTGAACACTGTGAAGTGTCCGAAGCGGACATGGTCTTTGGTGAACTGCCTGAAGAAGCGCAAAAGCCAAACCCATTTGCCGTATTAGCCAGCTTAAAGCGTAAGTAA
- the yceF gene encoding 7-methyl-GTP pyrophosphatase yields MPKLILASTSPWRRALLEKLQISFECAAPEVDETPRSDESPRQLVLRLAQEKAQSLASRYPDHLIIGSDQVCVLDGEITGKPLTEENARLQLRKASGNIVTFYTGLALFNSANGHLQTEVEPFDVHFRHLSEAEIDNYVRKEHPLHCAGSFKSEGFGITLFERLEGRDPNTLVGLPLIALCQMLRREGKNPLMG; encoded by the coding sequence ATGCCTAAACTTATTTTAGCCTCCACCTCGCCCTGGCGTCGCGCTCTTCTGGAAAAACTGCAAATCTCTTTTGAATGTGCAGCACCCGAGGTCGACGAAACTCCACGCAGCGACGAATCACCGCGACAGTTGGTGCTTCGACTGGCACAAGAAAAAGCGCAATCTCTGGCGTCACGTTATCCGGATCATTTAATTATTGGTTCAGACCAGGTATGTGTTCTTGATGGCGAAATCACCGGTAAACCGTTAACGGAAGAAAATGCCCGTCTGCAATTACGCAAAGCCAGCGGCAATATCGTCACCTTCTATACTGGACTGGCGTTGTTTAATTCGGCGAATGGGCATCTACAAACAGAAGTGGAGCCTTTTGACGTCCATTTCCGTCACCTGAGCGAGGCGGAGATTGATAATTACGTGCGTAAAGAGCATCCCCTGCACTGCGCGGGTAGCTTTAAGAGTGAAGGATTTGGCATTACGCTGTTTGAGCGTTTAGAGGGGCGTGATCCTAACACGCTGGTTGGTTTACCGCTAATCGCGCTGTGTCAGATGTTACGTCGGGAAGGGAAAAACCCGCTGATGGGATAG
- the rluC gene encoding 23S rRNA pseudouridine(955/2504/2580) synthase RluC — MKTETPSVKIVAITADEAGQRIDNFLRTQLKGVPKSMIYRILRKGEVRVNKKRIKPEYKLEAGDEVRIPPVRVAEREEEAVSPHLQKVAALADVILYEDDHILVLNKPSGTAVHGGSGLSFGVIEGLRALRPEARFLELVHRLDRDTSGVLLVAKKRSALRSLHEQLREKGMQKDYLALVRGQWQSHVKSVQAPLLKNILQSGERIVRVSQEGKPSETRFKVEERYAFATLVRCSPVTGRTHQIRVHTQYAGHPIAFDDRYGDREFDRQLTEAGTGLNRLFLHAAALKFTHPGTGEVMRIEAPMDEGLKRCLQKLRNAR; from the coding sequence ATGAAAACAGAGACTCCATCCGTAAAAATTGTTGCTATCACCGCTGACGAAGCGGGGCAACGTATCGACAACTTTTTGCGTACCCAATTGAAAGGCGTACCAAAAAGTATGATTTACCGTATTTTGCGTAAAGGCGAAGTGCGGGTGAACAAAAAACGTATTAAGCCTGAATATAAACTCGAAGCGGGTGATGAGGTGCGTATCCCACCGGTTCGCGTTGCTGAGCGGGAAGAAGAGGCGGTTTCGCCACATCTGCAAAAGGTGGCGGCGCTGGCGGACGTCATCTTATATGAAGATGATCATATCCTGGTGCTGAATAAACCTTCCGGTACGGCGGTACATGGCGGCAGTGGTTTAAGCTTCGGCGTTATTGAAGGTTTGCGGGCGTTGCGCCCGGAAGCGCGGTTCCTTGAACTGGTTCATCGTCTTGACCGGGACACCTCAGGTGTGTTGCTGGTAGCGAAAAAACGCTCGGCGTTGCGTTCTCTGCATGAGCAATTACGTGAAAAAGGGATGCAAAAAGATTACCTGGCGCTGGTGCGCGGTCAGTGGCAGTCGCATGTGAAGAGCGTTCAAGCGCCGTTACTGAAAAATATTCTGCAAAGCGGCGAACGTATCGTGCGTGTGAGTCAGGAAGGCAAACCGTCGGAAACACGCTTTAAAGTGGAAGAGCGCTATGCATTTGCCACCCTGGTGCGTTGTAGCCCGGTAACAGGGCGTACTCATCAGATCCGTGTGCATACACAATATGCGGGTCATCCGATTGCCTTTGACGATCGCTACGGTGACCGTGAATTTGACAGACAGCTCACTGAAGCAGGCACGGGATTAAATCGCCTGTTCCTGCACGCCGCAGCGTTGAAGTTTACTCATCCGGGGACCGGTGAGGTGATGCGTATTGAAGCGCCGATGGATGAAGGTTTGAAGCGTTGTTTGCAAAAGCTGCGTAACGCGCGCTAA